The proteins below are encoded in one region of Triticum aestivum cultivar Chinese Spring chromosome 1B, IWGSC CS RefSeq v2.1, whole genome shotgun sequence:
- the LOC123139760 gene encoding carnosine N-methyltransferase → MISIEDKDMETAYPLSFLFSSNIKILLFCFCNSYQDAAEKDVKRYERSFKKLSPAHKELLFHLGLKYQRLRWCISMNISFIMNMLEAFEPPFDMSQCVDGDCHDCAEHMHGHSHADTINNSELLAQHCCPEEGANTRETENKKDEEVHMVGCSQPAACNLGISQGEDKSCNDGKDASAAANCQDTDCFASSTDENVTPGHRRAPSLPLDVPPVDVDKVRCIIRNIVRDWAQEGQIERDECYKPILEELNRLFPDRSRPPSCLVPGAGLGRLALEISSLGFVSQGNEFSYYMMICSSFILNHTQEANEWTIYPWIHNNCNSLSDKDQLRAVSFPDIHPSSAGITEGFSMCAGDFVEVYNEESQESAWDAVVTCFFLDTAHNIVEYIEIISKILKDGGVWVNMGPLLYHFADAYGPDDDMSIELSLEDVKRVAYHYGFVMEVEKMIDTTYTANMVSMMQNRYRAAFWTMRKDASRSKAKKRQ, encoded by the exons ATGATATCTATAGAAGATAAAGACATGGAAACAGCATACCCCCTTTCTTTCCTGTTCTCTTCGAATATCAAAATACTGTTGTTTTGCTTTTGTAACAGCTATCAAGATGCAGCAGAGAAAGATGTCAAGAGATATGAACGTTCATTCAAAAAGCTTTCTCCTGCCCACAAG GAACTTCTATTTCACCTTGGTCTTAAGTACCAACGACTGAGATG GTGTATATCCATGAATATATCTTTTATCATGAATATGCTTGAG GCATTTGAACCTCCTTTCGACATGAGTCAGTGTGTAGATGGTGATTGTCATGATTGTGCAGAGCACATGCACGGACATAGTCATGCTGATACCATAAATAATTCTGAATTGCTTGCTCAGCATTGTTGCCCAGAGGAAGGTGCAAATACTAGAGAAACTGAGAACAAGAAG GATGAGGAAGTCCACATGGTGGGCTGCTCCCAGCCTGCTGCCTGCAACTTGGGGATATCCCAAGGTGAAGATAAATCATGTAATGATGGTAAAGATGCGAGTGCAGCTGCTAACTGTCAAGATACAGATTGTTTTGCATCTTCTACTGATGAAAAT GTAACTCCAGGGCACCGCAGGGCTCCATCTTTGCCACTGGATGTTCCTCCAGTTGACGTTGACaaa GTAAGATGTATCATAAGAAATATTGTGAGAGACTGGGCCCAGGAG GGTCAAATTGAACGTGATGAGTGCTATAAACCAATTCTTGAGGAACTTAATCGTCTTTTTCCTGACCGAAGCAG GCCACCTTCATGTTTAGTCCCTGGTGCTGGGCTTGGGAGATTGGCTCTGGAGATCTCTTCTCTGG GTTTTGTAAGCCAGGGAAATGAGTTCTCATATTACATGATGATCTGTTCAAGTTTCATTCTAAACCA CACCCAAGAGGCCAATGAATGGACCATTTATCCTTGGATACACAACAATTGCAATTCTCTTTCAGACAAAGATCAACTTCGGGCTGTTTCATTTCCTGATATTCATCCCTCAAG TGCTGGGATAACTGAAGGATTTTCGATGTGTGCTGGAGATTTTGTAGAGGTCTACAATGAGGAAAGCCAAGAAT CTGCATGGGATGCTGTTGTAACTTGCTTCTTCCTCGATACGGCACACAATATTGTTGAATATATTGAGATAATATCAAAAATTCTCAAGGATGGTGGA GTCTGGGTAAACATGGGTCCGCTTCTTTATCACTTTGCTGATGCCTATGGACCAGATGAT GATATGTCTATCGAACTAAGTTTGGAAGACGTGAAAAGGGTAGCTTACCATTATGGATTTGTGATGGAG GTGGAGAAAATGATAGATACCACTTACACAGCAAATATGGTATCGATGATGCAG AATCGATACCGCGCGGCATTTTGGACGATGAGGAAGGACGCGTCTCGATCGAAAGCTAAAAAGCGCCAGTGA